Proteins found in one Haloferax litoreum genomic segment:
- a CDS encoding 2Fe-2S iron-sulfur cluster-binding protein, with protein MTEYTVEFVGTGDTITVSDKQTILKACLEAGIAQEYSCRVGMCIACTAEILEGEVTQPAARGLTEEEAENYALTCMARPQSDLKLERGVYPPSIEEDAAAADAAADD; from the coding sequence ATGACCGAGTACACCGTCGAGTTCGTCGGCACGGGGGACACGATTACGGTCTCCGACAAGCAGACCATCCTCAAAGCCTGTCTCGAAGCGGGTATCGCACAAGAGTACTCGTGCCGCGTCGGCATGTGTATCGCCTGTACCGCCGAGATTCTCGAAGGTGAGGTCACCCAACCCGCCGCCCGTGGCCTGACCGAAGAAGAAGCCGAGAACTACGCGCTCACCTGTATGGCACGTCCACAGAGCGACCTCAAACTCGAACGCGGCGTCTACCCACCGAGCATCGAAGAGGACGCTGCTGCCGCAGACGCCGCCGCAGACGACTGA
- a CDS encoding universal stress protein, whose amino-acid sequence MYSEILVPTDGSKAAERAIEHALDIAETYGARIHALYVVDTSIYTSLDAGADVVIDALEREGEVATRHVREAAEEAGVEVDAEVVTGTAYRSIHDYIENHDIDLVVMGTHGRTGLSHYLLGSVTERVVRTAPVPVLTVRLGDEEAEAEAEAETAPTDEADE is encoded by the coding sequence ATGTACAGCGAAATCCTCGTGCCCACCGACGGGAGCAAGGCCGCCGAACGGGCCATCGAACACGCACTCGACATCGCCGAGACCTACGGTGCACGAATCCACGCGCTGTACGTCGTCGATACGAGTATCTACACCTCCCTCGACGCCGGGGCCGACGTCGTCATCGACGCACTCGAACGCGAGGGCGAGGTTGCGACTCGGCACGTCCGAGAGGCCGCCGAAGAAGCGGGCGTCGAAGTCGACGCCGAAGTCGTGACTGGGACGGCGTACCGGTCGATTCACGACTACATCGAGAACCACGACATCGACCTGGTCGTCATGGGGACCCACGGCCGAACCGGCCTCAGCCACTATCTGCTCGGCAGCGTCACCGAACGCGTCGTCCGCACGGCACCGGTTCCGGTGCTCACTGTCCGACTGGGAGACGAAGAAGCAGAGGCAGAAGCGGAAGCCGAAACGGCACCGACGGACGAAGCGGACGAATAA
- a CDS encoding flippase activity-associated protein Agl23, with protein MIPSRAEWRADRPTLAVGALALVALVVRLVGLGDRPLHWDEARVGYWSLRYLETGYLTYRPVAGGPLVYLLGRTSLAVFGPTDFALRLPVAVAGAALPLVSLLFRSHLEDDETVAFAAVLALSPLLVYYGRFARGDLLAVGFTLAAFGFALRLLDGDGRHNAYGLAAASALALASSGLAVVTLGCLGIAGVLVFDHAALLQSSRPAATRLGEFAARIRGESTYAARSVLVFVGLYIFTFAPRAGITDDAGLYTPGTILAAIDVALFESVRRFLGVRVADRYPEGTHEYLPYLGDFVETLAVAALPVTLLAVAVFVADRYTAGGPRPVVSAAAYWAGASLVFVPMLTEVSAPWLGVYAVVPLAIPAAIGLATLVRWGRDALDTGSIPRVAAAALVLLALVAQTGAVATGEVYAPSDRDTRLAHYAQPSSEFTEFRENLSTWVGPTDDDEVDVLYYGSSMYVADGAADYPPVPDRWGERLPMAWYVARIGADTASVTTPVELRERPNEAPVVVAPADERSTLAPILDGYVAHEYDTALWGRPVVVFVKK; from the coding sequence ATGATACCCTCTCGCGCCGAGTGGCGCGCCGACCGACCGACACTCGCCGTGGGTGCACTCGCCCTCGTCGCACTCGTCGTCCGTCTGGTCGGCCTCGGCGACCGGCCACTCCACTGGGACGAGGCCCGCGTCGGGTACTGGAGTCTCCGTTATCTAGAGACGGGGTACCTGACGTACCGGCCAGTCGCCGGTGGGCCACTCGTCTACCTCCTCGGTCGGACGTCACTCGCCGTCTTCGGTCCAACCGACTTCGCGCTCCGTCTCCCCGTCGCCGTCGCTGGTGCCGCACTTCCGCTCGTCTCCCTCCTCTTTCGGTCCCATCTGGAGGACGACGAGACTGTCGCATTCGCCGCCGTCCTCGCACTGAGTCCGCTCCTCGTCTACTACGGACGGTTCGCCCGCGGTGACCTCCTCGCGGTAGGCTTTACGCTCGCTGCCTTCGGCTTCGCCCTCAGATTACTCGACGGCGACGGCCGGCACAACGCATACGGCCTCGCTGCGGCGAGTGCGCTGGCCCTCGCATCGTCTGGCTTGGCCGTCGTCACACTCGGGTGTCTCGGAATCGCCGGTGTGCTCGTCTTCGACCACGCGGCACTCCTCCAGTCGTCACGTCCCGCCGCGACGCGACTCGGAGAATTCGCCGCACGCATCCGTGGTGAATCGACGTACGCAGCACGCTCGGTGCTCGTCTTCGTGGGCCTCTACATCTTCACCTTCGCTCCGCGGGCCGGCATCACCGACGACGCTGGACTCTACACGCCGGGGACGATTCTGGCGGCAATCGACGTGGCACTGTTCGAGTCGGTTCGCCGTTTCCTCGGCGTCCGTGTCGCCGACCGCTACCCCGAGGGCACCCACGAGTACCTCCCGTACCTCGGTGACTTCGTCGAGACACTCGCCGTGGCGGCGTTGCCGGTGACGCTCCTCGCCGTCGCAGTCTTCGTCGCCGACCGCTACACGGCGGGGGGGCCACGACCCGTCGTCTCTGCGGCCGCCTACTGGGCCGGTGCATCGCTCGTGTTCGTCCCGATGCTGACCGAAGTGTCGGCCCCGTGGCTGGGTGTCTACGCCGTCGTTCCACTCGCCATTCCGGCGGCCATCGGCCTCGCTACCCTCGTCAGGTGGGGACGAGACGCACTCGATACGGGGAGTATCCCGCGGGTCGCCGCCGCGGCACTCGTCCTGTTGGCACTCGTTGCCCAGACAGGTGCCGTCGCGACCGGAGAGGTCTACGCACCGAGCGACCGCGACACCCGCCTCGCGCACTACGCCCAACCGTCGAGCGAGTTCACCGAGTTCCGCGAGAACCTCTCGACGTGGGTCGGACCGACCGACGACGACGAAGTCGACGTGCTCTACTACGGCAGTTCGATGTACGTCGCCGACGGCGCGGCGGACTATCCTCCGGTCCCCGACCGATGGGGTGAGCGACTCCCGATGGCGTGGTACGTCGCCCGAATCGGTGCGGATACTGCGTCTGTCACTACGCCGGTGGAACTTCGAGAGCGTCCGAACGAAGCACCAGTGGTCGTCGCACCCGCTGACGAGCGGTCGACGCTCGCACCGATACTCGATGGCTACGTCGCACACGAGTACGACACGGCGCTCTGGGGGAGGCCTGTCGTCGTGTTCGTCAAAAAGTAG
- a CDS encoding transcription initiation factor IIB yields the protein MERPSRQRQREEATAQEDERLNCPECGSDQIVTDADQGELVCDDCGLVLDERQIDRGPEWRAFNHSERQSKSRVGAPITETMHDRGLTTTIDWKDKDAYGRSLSSEKRSQMHRLRKWQERIRTKDAGERNLQFALSEIDRMASALGVPRSVREVASVIYRRALNEDLIRGRSIEGVATSALYAACRQEGIPRSLDEVAEVSRVPQKEIGRTYRYISQELGLELKPVDPKQFVPRFASALDLSEEVQAKATEIIDVSAEQGLLSGKSPTGFAAAAIYAASLLCNEKKTQREVADVAQVTEVTIRNRYQEQIEAMGFR from the coding sequence ATGGAACGTCCGAGCCGGCAGCGTCAACGAGAGGAGGCAACGGCACAAGAGGACGAGCGACTCAACTGCCCGGAGTGTGGGTCTGACCAGATCGTCACAGATGCAGACCAGGGGGAGCTGGTGTGTGACGACTGTGGTCTCGTTCTCGACGAGCGACAGATCGACCGAGGGCCAGAGTGGCGCGCGTTCAATCACTCAGAACGACAGTCGAAGTCGCGCGTGGGCGCACCAATCACGGAGACGATGCACGACCGTGGGTTGACGACGACCATCGACTGGAAGGACAAAGACGCCTATGGCCGGTCGCTCTCGTCGGAGAAACGGTCGCAGATGCACCGTCTTCGAAAGTGGCAGGAACGAATCCGGACCAAAGACGCCGGTGAACGAAACCTGCAGTTCGCCCTCAGCGAAATCGACCGTATGGCGTCCGCACTCGGCGTCCCGCGGTCCGTACGTGAAGTCGCGTCGGTCATCTATCGACGCGCACTCAACGAAGACCTGATTCGGGGACGCTCCATCGAGGGCGTCGCCACATCCGCCCTCTATGCCGCGTGTCGGCAGGAAGGCATCCCACGTTCGCTCGACGAAGTCGCCGAAGTTTCTCGCGTCCCGCAGAAGGAGATTGGTCGCACGTACCGCTACATTTCCCAAGAACTTGGCCTCGAACTCAAGCCAGTCGACCCCAAGCAGTTCGTCCCCCGGTTCGCCTCCGCCCTCGACCTGTCCGAAGAGGTACAGGCGAAGGCCACCGAAATCATCGACGTCTCTGCCGAGCAGGGCCTGCTCTCGGGCAAGTCGCCGACGGGATTCGCCGCCGCCGCAATCTACGCCGCCTCGCTGCTCTGTAACGAGAAGAAGACCCAGCGCGAAGTCGCCGACGTGGCGCAGGTGACGGAAGTCACTATCCGCAACCGCTACCAAGAGCAAATCGAAGCGATGGGCTTCCGCTAA
- a CDS encoding lamin tail domain-containing protein, with product MVRGATATLVIVLLVVFSGCLGGGGVATDPAPTPTEPPSTTATSSPTDATATGDVSVEVVEVVDGDTIKVVMPDGARETVRLLGVDTPEVYGENTPGEFEGVPDTDEGIACLRDAGHDASDFAKDRLSGKTVELRFDEKAGERGYYGRLLAYVVVDGSEFNYELLTDGHARFYESSLEERERYERAERDARERGVGLWACATEGSAAGGSDASTDDGFSVTIVADAPGNDNDNLNEEYVTFRNDGDEVLDLSGWTVSDAAGATYTFAEGTELAPGGVLRLHTGSGTDSAEDVYWGRSGAVWNNGGDTITVRDASGETVLSYTYE from the coding sequence ATGGTAAGAGGTGCTACCGCGACACTTGTCATCGTACTACTCGTGGTGTTTTCGGGCTGTCTGGGTGGCGGAGGAGTGGCCACAGACCCTGCGCCGACACCCACGGAACCGCCATCGACCACGGCCACGTCGTCGCCGACGGACGCGACTGCGACCGGTGACGTATCTGTCGAAGTCGTCGAAGTCGTCGATGGCGACACCATCAAAGTCGTCATGCCCGACGGTGCGCGCGAGACGGTTCGACTCCTCGGCGTCGACACGCCCGAGGTGTACGGTGAGAACACACCCGGCGAGTTCGAGGGCGTGCCAGATACCGACGAGGGAATCGCGTGTCTCCGCGATGCCGGCCACGACGCGAGTGACTTCGCGAAAGACAGACTCTCCGGGAAGACGGTCGAACTCCGCTTCGACGAGAAAGCGGGTGAGCGAGGGTACTACGGCAGACTCCTCGCGTACGTCGTCGTCGACGGGTCCGAGTTCAACTACGAACTCCTCACCGACGGCCACGCTCGGTTCTACGAGAGTTCGCTCGAAGAACGCGAGCGATACGAACGCGCCGAGCGTGACGCACGCGAACGCGGTGTCGGCCTCTGGGCGTGTGCGACCGAAGGGTCGGCAGCAGGTGGGTCGGACGCGAGTACCGACGACGGGTTCTCTGTCACCATCGTCGCCGACGCACCCGGGAACGACAACGACAATCTCAACGAGGAGTACGTGACCTTCAGAAACGACGGCGACGAGGTACTCGACCTCTCTGGGTGGACTGTCTCCGACGCCGCCGGTGCGACGTACACCTTCGCCGAGGGGACGGAACTCGCCCCGGGTGGGGTACTGCGACTCCACACCGGGTCTGGAACCGACTCCGCCGAAGACGTCTACTGGGGGCGGTCGGGAGCAGTCTGGAACAACGGCGGTGACACGATTACCGTGCGCGACGCGTCTGGTGAAACGGTCCTCTCGTACACGTACGAGTAG
- a CDS encoding METTL5 family protein: protein MATKAALEAQLAVVAGFENPKVALEQYPTPPGLAAHLVHLADLRGDVEDTTVVDLGSGTGMLALGAALRSPARVVGVELDPEALQTATSNARRVGASAPIHWVRGDATRLPLCLPEDQPVTVLMNPPFGAQRGNEHADRAFLESVADVADVSYSVHNEGSKEFVEAFVADAGGELTDAFRATFDLERQFDFHDSDRKELDAEVFRIEW from the coding sequence ATGGCAACCAAAGCCGCGTTGGAGGCGCAGTTGGCGGTGGTCGCTGGCTTCGAGAACCCGAAAGTCGCCCTCGAACAGTACCCGACGCCCCCGGGCCTCGCCGCGCACCTCGTCCACCTCGCAGACCTCCGCGGCGACGTCGAGGACACGACAGTCGTCGACCTCGGGTCCGGAACCGGGATGCTCGCCCTCGGTGCCGCCCTCCGCTCTCCTGCTCGCGTCGTCGGCGTCGAACTCGACCCCGAGGCGTTACAGACGGCGACGAGCAACGCCCGTCGTGTCGGCGCGAGTGCGCCCATCCACTGGGTCCGCGGTGACGCGACCCGCCTGCCACTGTGTCTCCCCGAGGACCAGCCAGTGACAGTTCTGATGAACCCGCCGTTCGGCGCACAGCGCGGTAACGAACACGCCGACCGTGCCTTCCTCGAATCGGTCGCCGACGTCGCCGACGTGTCGTACTCGGTCCACAACGAGGGGAGCAAGGAGTTCGTCGAAGCGTTCGTCGCCGACGCCGGCGGCGAGTTGACCGACGCCTTCCGGGCGACGTTCGACCTCGAACGACAGTTCGACTTCCACGACTCGGACCGAAAAGAACTGGACGCCGAAGTGTTCAGAATCGAGTGGTAG
- a CDS encoding rhomboid family intramembrane serine protease: MLDIPGWIPFHRLAAVAAFLVAFVVLSLVDRPRRLTAPLRRRFLFGLPLGTLVSIGGVLSVYLFVQGGLSTWYRPLVIPFRAWSYFYPLGMVTAAFAHSSAGHLVGNLVGTLTLAPIAEYAWGHYPTRRGSTSFGSFAENPYARALVIFPLAVFGVGLLTSVFALGPVIGFSGVVFAFAGFALVTRPLTTILAFVSGRVVRLFYDALQNPEVVATARPVFSTPWWAQIAIQGHAIGLLFGVLLGIWLVHRRGTDRPSAYRSFAGVLLFAVSESMWAVYWFRGTDTFVLFRAIGVALVVSLALLVALTVSASNKPLRDHAPANSLFAAERWQVGVAVLLLATAALTGPAILPNLFTAAADDLPGQSVSVRDYEITYAEDVPNGLTAVVDVELFGESTTTNTSGVIVKSQQRGIWTTAVSTGRLAFDGESTVRVGGLGWRDTVTAVRDGFVVSGTGESAYRVFLVSNDSVTLAHTTDPIQAEPVVAGRNISVVPTESGYDLAVSSANGSVRGPMPSQNVTTTLDGIRFVRQDTFVFAEYEGTRVRVARQETYQ; the protein is encoded by the coding sequence ATGCTAGACATCCCCGGCTGGATTCCGTTCCACCGGCTCGCTGCCGTCGCCGCGTTCCTCGTCGCCTTCGTCGTTCTCTCGCTCGTCGACCGGCCGCGTCGCCTGACGGCACCACTGCGCCGTCGGTTCCTCTTCGGACTCCCCCTCGGAACGCTCGTCAGCATCGGGGGCGTCCTCTCCGTGTACCTCTTCGTTCAGGGAGGACTCTCGACGTGGTACCGACCACTCGTCATCCCGTTTCGGGCGTGGTCGTACTTCTATCCGCTCGGTATGGTCACCGCCGCGTTCGCTCACTCCAGCGCCGGGCACCTCGTCGGCAACCTCGTCGGTACGTTGACGTTGGCCCCGATTGCCGAGTACGCGTGGGGACACTATCCGACACGCCGCGGGTCGACGTCGTTTGGGTCGTTCGCCGAGAACCCGTACGCACGGGCGCTCGTCATCTTCCCGCTGGCCGTGTTCGGCGTCGGCCTTCTCACGTCGGTGTTCGCCCTCGGGCCGGTCATCGGCTTTTCCGGCGTCGTGTTCGCGTTCGCCGGGTTCGCACTCGTCACGCGTCCCCTGACGACGATTCTCGCGTTCGTCTCCGGGCGCGTCGTCAGACTGTTCTACGATGCCTTACAGAATCCAGAAGTCGTCGCCACGGCGCGTCCGGTGTTCTCGACGCCGTGGTGGGCGCAAATCGCCATCCAAGGCCACGCTATCGGTCTCCTGTTCGGCGTCCTCCTCGGAATTTGGCTGGTCCACCGACGCGGAACCGACCGCCCGAGCGCATACCGGAGTTTCGCCGGGGTTCTCCTCTTTGCAGTCAGCGAGTCGATGTGGGCGGTGTACTGGTTCCGTGGAACCGACACGTTCGTCCTCTTTCGTGCTATCGGAGTCGCACTGGTCGTCTCGCTCGCGCTACTGGTCGCACTCACGGTATCGGCTTCCAACAAGCCGCTTCGTGACCACGCACCTGCGAACTCGTTGTTCGCCGCGGAGCGCTGGCAAGTCGGCGTGGCCGTCCTCCTCCTCGCGACGGCGGCACTGACCGGGCCTGCAATCCTCCCCAACCTGTTTACCGCCGCCGCAGACGACCTGCCCGGACAGAGCGTCTCGGTCCGAGACTACGAGATTACCTACGCCGAAGACGTGCCGAACGGCTTGACTGCCGTCGTCGACGTGGAACTGTTCGGTGAATCGACGACGACGAACACCTCTGGCGTCATCGTCAAGAGCCAACAGCGGGGTATCTGGACGACTGCCGTCTCGACCGGACGCTTGGCGTTCGACGGTGAGTCGACGGTCAGGGTCGGTGGCCTCGGGTGGCGAGACACGGTCACCGCCGTGCGCGACGGATTCGTCGTCTCGGGGACTGGTGAGTCGGCGTACCGAGTCTTCCTCGTGTCGAACGACTCGGTGACGCTCGCGCACACGACGGACCCAATCCAAGCAGAACCAGTCGTGGCCGGACGAAACATCTCAGTCGTCCCGACGGAGTCGGGATACGACCTCGCTGTATCGTCCGCAAACGGGTCGGTTCGCGGCCCGATGCCGTCGCAGAACGTGACGACGACGCTCGACGGGATTCGGTTCGTCCGGCAGGACACGTTCGTCTTCGCGGAGTACGAGGGGACGCGCGTTCGCGTCGCTCGGCAAGAGACGTACCAGTAG
- a CDS encoding UPF0058 family protein — protein MHKDELLELHEQMVIIKDHFSAREHVDSSLFDPYDELGVDPSHVHKSKSEHKHAVFVLGNALATAMSEDEFSSAGRVGKRMEELAEDAEGKI, from the coding sequence ATGCACAAGGATGAACTGTTGGAGCTGCACGAACAGATGGTTATCATCAAAGACCACTTCTCCGCCCGCGAACACGTAGACTCCTCGCTGTTCGACCCGTACGACGAACTCGGCGTCGACCCGTCTCACGTCCACAAGTCCAAGAGCGAGCACAAACACGCCGTCTTCGTCCTCGGGAACGCCCTCGCGACTGCGATGAGCGAAGACGAGTTCTCGAGTGCTGGCCGCGTCGGCAAGCGGATGGAGGAGTTGGCCGAAGACGCCGAAGGCAAAATCTGA
- a CDS encoding ribbon-helix-helix domain-containing protein, giving the protein MPKVEITVPEHLEMQIIQLVEKGEFVNRDEAIEDLLSTGIRAYKTSGPMSDEDRAFEDDGMMGHEDEYVF; this is encoded by the coding sequence ATGCCCAAAGTAGAGATTACCGTGCCGGAACACCTGGAGATGCAGATCATCCAGCTCGTCGAGAAAGGTGAGTTCGTCAACCGTGACGAAGCGATAGAAGACTTGCTCTCGACTGGCATCCGTGCGTACAAGACCAGCGGTCCGATGTCCGACGAGGACCGCGCGTTCGAAGACGACGGGATGATGGGTCACGAAGACGAGTACGTCTTCTGA
- a CDS encoding sulfite oxidase-like oxidoreductase: protein MTKDVTHLYEEFGGDRLPPGQRETQRFPVLSKSGTPSWDPETWSFDVWGAVDNPLDLSFDEFRDLPSETQRQDFHCVTGWSKFDCEFEGVTFPTLAEEAGVTDDAVHVMFHALDGYTTNLPLDACMRDEVMFVWGYNGEDLPADHGGPLRVVTPHKYAYKGAKWVSGVEFLTEPERGYWEKRGYSNTANPWNEERYS from the coding sequence ATGACCAAAGACGTCACGCACCTCTACGAAGAGTTCGGCGGTGACCGCTTGCCGCCGGGCCAACGTGAGACACAACGATTCCCGGTCCTCTCGAAGAGCGGAACCCCGTCGTGGGACCCCGAGACGTGGTCGTTCGACGTATGGGGTGCAGTCGACAATCCACTCGACCTCTCGTTCGACGAGTTCCGCGACTTGCCGTCCGAGACGCAGCGACAGGACTTCCACTGCGTCACCGGGTGGAGCAAGTTCGACTGCGAGTTCGAAGGCGTCACGTTTCCGACCCTCGCCGAGGAAGCGGGCGTCACCGACGACGCAGTGCACGTGATGTTCCACGCGCTGGATGGCTACACCACGAACCTTCCACTCGACGCGTGTATGCGGGACGAAGTGATGTTCGTCTGGGGCTACAACGGTGAAGACCTGCCAGCAGACCACGGTGGCCCGCTTCGGGTCGTCACCCCACACAAGTACGCCTACAAGGGCGCAAAGTGGGTCTCGGGCGTCGAGTTCCTCACCGAACCCGAACGCGGATACTGGGAGAAGCGCGGGTACTCGAACACTGCGAACCCGTGGAACGAAGAGCGGTACAGTTAG
- a CDS encoding isochorismate synthase has translation MEPLRTDEVATRLVSRSVRLSLPPVTASLAAVGRPRTLWTAPDEPTVVGGGAAVTVEADGPDRLTQVRESASALLDGADVDGPAAARPRFFGGLAFHEEATGRDPWADFPAARFVVPEVQLVFDDDAAWLTVNAVGSDPETVEDKLAAVRTTLADLDDSPPESPPGVSTRHRTTSVEAWRESVDAAVSRIRAGDLRKVVLAQALEVELDRPASVPDLLARLGETYPECHRFLVEPAMGASFLGATPERLVSLRGRDVETGALAGTTGRGDTDDEDEWLANELLASEKDNHEHELVAETIREQLDSLSAEIRVGERGVRKLATVQHLWTPIDATLERDEHVLSLVDALHPTPAVGGLPPEAALDVIRDTEPFDRGWYAAPVGWFDAEGDGSFAVAIRSATVEDTMATLFAGVGLVADSDPDAEWDEVQLKYRPILDELERDD, from the coding sequence ATGGAACCGTTGCGGACAGACGAGGTCGCCACACGCCTCGTCAGCAGGTCGGTCCGACTGTCGTTGCCGCCAGTGACGGCATCTCTCGCGGCGGTAGGTCGCCCACGAACGCTGTGGACTGCCCCCGACGAACCAACAGTCGTCGGCGGCGGCGCGGCCGTGACCGTCGAGGCAGATGGTCCTGACCGCCTCACACAGGTTCGTGAGTCGGCGTCTGCCCTCCTCGACGGGGCAGACGTGGACGGCCCTGCTGCTGCGCGCCCCCGATTCTTCGGTGGTCTCGCCTTCCACGAGGAAGCGACTGGTCGCGACCCGTGGGCAGACTTCCCGGCGGCACGGTTCGTCGTCCCCGAGGTCCAACTCGTCTTCGACGACGACGCGGCGTGGCTGACCGTCAACGCAGTGGGTTCCGACCCCGAAACGGTCGAAGACAAACTCGCGGCGGTTCGAACGACGCTCGCCGACCTCGACGACTCGCCGCCAGAGTCACCGCCGGGCGTCTCGACACGCCACCGAACCACCTCCGTTGAGGCGTGGCGCGAAAGCGTCGATGCGGCCGTCTCGCGTATCCGCGCAGGCGACTTACGAAAGGTGGTCCTCGCGCAGGCACTGGAGGTCGAACTCGACCGTCCCGCGTCGGTGCCGGACCTGCTCGCTCGCCTCGGTGAAACGTATCCCGAGTGTCACCGATTCCTCGTCGAACCCGCCATGGGCGCGAGTTTCCTCGGCGCGACCCCCGAACGACTCGTCTCACTTCGCGGCCGAGACGTCGAAACCGGTGCGCTCGCCGGGACGACCGGTCGCGGCGACACCGACGACGAAGACGAGTGGTTGGCGAACGAACTCCTCGCGAGCGAGAAAGACAACCACGAACACGAACTCGTCGCGGAGACGATTCGGGAGCAACTCGACTCGCTCTCGGCCGAGATTCGCGTCGGCGAGCGCGGGGTTCGAAAACTCGCCACCGTTCAGCACCTCTGGACCCCAATCGACGCGACCCTCGAACGCGACGAACACGTCCTCTCGCTCGTCGATGCGCTCCATCCGACGCCCGCCGTGGGGGGCTTGCCACCCGAAGCAGCCCTCGACGTCATCCGCGACACGGAACCGTTCGACCGCGGATGGTACGCCGCACCTGTCGGCTGGTTCGACGCCGAGGGCGACGGCAGTTTCGCGGTTGCTATCCGTTCGGCAACCGTCGAAGACACGATGGCGACGCTCTTCGCCGGCGTCGGACTCGTCGCCGACTCCGACCCCGACGCCGAGTGGGACGAGGTACAACTGAAGTACCGACCCATCCTCGACGAACTCGAACGCGACGACTGA